A single window of Pristis pectinata isolate sPriPec2 chromosome 8, sPriPec2.1.pri, whole genome shotgun sequence DNA harbors:
- the rhot2 gene encoding mitochondrial Rho GTPase 2 isoform X1, with the protein MKGNVRILLVGEPKVGKTSLIMSLVSEEFPEEVPARAEEITIPGDVTPERIPTHIIDYSASEQTDDELQDEINRANVVCVVYDVNQESTIEKIQSKWIPLVNGGSERGNRIPVILVGNKSDLQGTSSMEMILPIMNQFTEIETCVECSAKNLKNISELFFYAQKAVLHPTAPLYNPEDKQLKPSCVQALTRIFNISDQDNDGILSDEEMNFFQKYCFRNPLSAQALEDVKTVVWKNTTDGILDDGLTLNGFLFLNMLFIQRGRHETTWTVLRKFGYDDNLELTDDYLHPPLRVPYDCTTELNQRTYLFLQRVFEKYDADNDGVLSPIELKNLFSVFPYFPWGPEVFNTVCTDERGWITLHGYLCHWTFTAYLDIHRCIEYLGYLGYTTIMEQESQTAAITVTRGKKLDLEKGQTQRNVFLCKVIGPKGTGKTAFLQAFLGRSLEVQSDMGGDLCDFTINTVQVNGQDKYLILHEVDVDTEFLKASNATCDVACLMYDITDAKSFNYCASIYKEHYMESRIPCVFVASKADLPEQKQEHGITPVEFCYKHRLPAPFHFSCNNDVAANSQIYSRLALVAAFPNLNEAELSASSFWLQVTLGATVTAFLALALYKALARHK; encoded by the exons ATGAAGGGGAACGTGAGGATATTACTGGTGGGAGAAC CTAAAGTTGGCAAAACGTCACTGATCATGTCCTTGGTCAGTGAGGAGTTTCCTGAGGAG GTGCCAGCACGTGCAGAAGAGATCACAATCCCTGGGGACGTCACACCAGAGAGAATTCCGACTCACATCATTGACTACTCGG CATCAGAGCAGACAGACGATGAGCTCCAGGATGAGATTAACCGG gCAAATGTGGTCTGTGTTGTGTATGATGTAAACCAGGAGAGCACCATTGAGAAG ATCCAGAGTAAATGGATCCCTTTGGTAAATGGCGGCTCTGAAAGGGGGAACAG AATTCCAGTGATCCTGGTGGGTAATAAGTCAGACCTGCAGGGAACCAGCTCTATGGAAATGATCCTTCCCATCATGAACCAGTTCACTGAAATTGAGACCTGTGTGGAG TGTTCAGCTAAGAACTTGAAGAATATTTCTGAGCTGTTCTTCTACGCACAGAAAGCTGTCCTGCACCCAACAGCCCCACTGTACAACCCAGAGGATAAACAG CTGAAACCTTCATGTGTTCAAGCCCTGACCCGGATCTTCAACATCTCCGACCAGGACAATGACGGAATCCTGAGTGACGAAGAGATGAACTTCTTTCAG AAATACTGTTTCAGGAACCCACTATCAGCACAAGCTTTAGAAGACGTTAAAACAGTAGTCTGGAAAAACACAACCGACGGGATCCTGGATGATGGACTGACTCTAAATG GTTTCCTGTTTTTGAACATGTTGTTCATCCAGCGAGGAAGACACGAGACCACCTGGACTGTCCTCCGCAAGTTTGGCTACGATGATAACTTGGAACTGACAGATGACTATCTCCACCCACC GCTACGTGTTCCCTACGATTGCACAACTGAGCTGAATCAGCGCACCTACCTATTCCTCCAGCGTGTCTTTGAGAAGTATGATGCA GATAATGACGGCGTGCTCTCTCCCATCGAGCTGAAGAATTTATTCAGTGTGTTTCCTTACTTCCCCTGGGGCCCCGAGGTCTTTAACACGGTGTGCACAGATGAGAGGGGCTGGATCACCCTTCACGGCTACCTCTGCCACTGGAC GTTCACTGCCTACCTGGACATTCATCGCTGTATCGAGTACCTGGGATACCTGGGCTACACCACCATTATGGAGCAAGAATCCCAGACTGCAGCCATCACAG TCACTCGGGGAAAGAAACTGGACCTGGAGAAAGGTCAAACCCAGAGGAACGTGTTCCTGTGTAAAGTGATTGGACCCAAGGGCACTGGGAAAACAGCATTCCTGCAGGCCTTTCTGGGACGCAGCCTGGAG GTGCAGAGCGACATGGGTGGAGATCTCTGCGACTTTACAATCAACACGGTGCAAGTCAACGGCCAGGACAAGTATTTAATT CTGCATGAGGTGGATGTTGACACTGAGTTTCTGAAAGCCTCCAATGCTACCTGCGATGTGGCCTGCCTGATGTACGATATCACGGATGCCAAATCTTTCAACTACTGTGCCAGTATTTACAAG GAACACTACATGGAGAGCAGAATTCCCTGCGTCTTTGTGGCGTCAAAGGCTGATTTGCCggaacagaagcaggagcacGGGATCACGCCGGTGGAGTTCTGCTACAAACACAGGCTCCCAGCTCCTTTCCACTTCAGCTGCAACAACGACGTGGCAGCCAACTCGCAGATCTACTCCCGGCTCGCGCTTGTTGCTGCATTTCC
- the rhot2 gene encoding mitochondrial Rho GTPase 2 isoform X2 has protein sequence MSLVSEEFPEEVPARAEEITIPGDVTPERIPTHIIDYSASEQTDDELQDEINRANVVCVVYDVNQESTIEKIQSKWIPLVNGGSERGNRIPVILVGNKSDLQGTSSMEMILPIMNQFTEIETCVECSAKNLKNISELFFYAQKAVLHPTAPLYNPEDKQLKPSCVQALTRIFNISDQDNDGILSDEEMNFFQKYCFRNPLSAQALEDVKTVVWKNTTDGILDDGLTLNGFLFLNMLFIQRGRHETTWTVLRKFGYDDNLELTDDYLHPPLRVPYDCTTELNQRTYLFLQRVFEKYDADNDGVLSPIELKNLFSVFPYFPWGPEVFNTVCTDERGWITLHGYLCHWTFTAYLDIHRCIEYLGYLGYTTIMEQESQTAAITVTRGKKLDLEKGQTQRNVFLCKVIGPKGTGKTAFLQAFLGRSLEVQSDMGGDLCDFTINTVQVNGQDKYLILHEVDVDTEFLKASNATCDVACLMYDITDAKSFNYCASIYKEHYMESRIPCVFVASKADLPEQKQEHGITPVEFCYKHRLPAPFHFSCNNDVAANSQIYSRLALVAAFPNLNEAELSASSFWLQVTLGATVTAFLALALYKALARHK, from the exons ATGTCCTTGGTCAGTGAGGAGTTTCCTGAGGAG GTGCCAGCACGTGCAGAAGAGATCACAATCCCTGGGGACGTCACACCAGAGAGAATTCCGACTCACATCATTGACTACTCGG CATCAGAGCAGACAGACGATGAGCTCCAGGATGAGATTAACCGG gCAAATGTGGTCTGTGTTGTGTATGATGTAAACCAGGAGAGCACCATTGAGAAG ATCCAGAGTAAATGGATCCCTTTGGTAAATGGCGGCTCTGAAAGGGGGAACAG AATTCCAGTGATCCTGGTGGGTAATAAGTCAGACCTGCAGGGAACCAGCTCTATGGAAATGATCCTTCCCATCATGAACCAGTTCACTGAAATTGAGACCTGTGTGGAG TGTTCAGCTAAGAACTTGAAGAATATTTCTGAGCTGTTCTTCTACGCACAGAAAGCTGTCCTGCACCCAACAGCCCCACTGTACAACCCAGAGGATAAACAG CTGAAACCTTCATGTGTTCAAGCCCTGACCCGGATCTTCAACATCTCCGACCAGGACAATGACGGAATCCTGAGTGACGAAGAGATGAACTTCTTTCAG AAATACTGTTTCAGGAACCCACTATCAGCACAAGCTTTAGAAGACGTTAAAACAGTAGTCTGGAAAAACACAACCGACGGGATCCTGGATGATGGACTGACTCTAAATG GTTTCCTGTTTTTGAACATGTTGTTCATCCAGCGAGGAAGACACGAGACCACCTGGACTGTCCTCCGCAAGTTTGGCTACGATGATAACTTGGAACTGACAGATGACTATCTCCACCCACC GCTACGTGTTCCCTACGATTGCACAACTGAGCTGAATCAGCGCACCTACCTATTCCTCCAGCGTGTCTTTGAGAAGTATGATGCA GATAATGACGGCGTGCTCTCTCCCATCGAGCTGAAGAATTTATTCAGTGTGTTTCCTTACTTCCCCTGGGGCCCCGAGGTCTTTAACACGGTGTGCACAGATGAGAGGGGCTGGATCACCCTTCACGGCTACCTCTGCCACTGGAC GTTCACTGCCTACCTGGACATTCATCGCTGTATCGAGTACCTGGGATACCTGGGCTACACCACCATTATGGAGCAAGAATCCCAGACTGCAGCCATCACAG TCACTCGGGGAAAGAAACTGGACCTGGAGAAAGGTCAAACCCAGAGGAACGTGTTCCTGTGTAAAGTGATTGGACCCAAGGGCACTGGGAAAACAGCATTCCTGCAGGCCTTTCTGGGACGCAGCCTGGAG GTGCAGAGCGACATGGGTGGAGATCTCTGCGACTTTACAATCAACACGGTGCAAGTCAACGGCCAGGACAAGTATTTAATT CTGCATGAGGTGGATGTTGACACTGAGTTTCTGAAAGCCTCCAATGCTACCTGCGATGTGGCCTGCCTGATGTACGATATCACGGATGCCAAATCTTTCAACTACTGTGCCAGTATTTACAAG GAACACTACATGGAGAGCAGAATTCCCTGCGTCTTTGTGGCGTCAAAGGCTGATTTGCCggaacagaagcaggagcacGGGATCACGCCGGTGGAGTTCTGCTACAAACACAGGCTCCCAGCTCCTTTCCACTTCAGCTGCAACAACGACGTGGCAGCCAACTCGCAGATCTACTCCCGGCTCGCGCTTGTTGCTGCATTTCC